A window of Polynucleobacter sp. KF022 genomic DNA:
GACACTTGGAGTTACCAACATTCTCGTAGTACCACATCCAAGCTTCTGGATTGATTGGCTCACCCACAGAACCCAAGAGACGCAGTGATGACAAATCGTAGCTCTTTGGATGTACGGCTTGATCGTTACTAGATGCCTTGATCAATGAACGAATTGCGGTTGGTGCTGTATAGAAAATAGATGCTTTGTGTTTTTGGATCATCTCCCAGAAACGGCCAGCATTTGGATATGTAGGAACGCCTTCAAACACAATTTCAGTAGCGCCTACTGCGAGTGGGCCATAAGTAATGTAAGAGTGACCTGTTACCCAACCAATGTCGGCAGTACACCAGAACACATCGTTTGGCTTAATGTCAAAAGTCCACTTCATTGTGAGAATTGCCCACAAGAGGTAACCACCAGTGGAGTGTTGCACACCCTTTGGTTTACCAGTTGAGCCTGATGTGTACAGAATAAATAATGGGTGCTCAGCACTTACCCACTCTGGTTCGCAAGTAGTTGCCTCATTAGCAACGATTTCTTGCATCCATACGTCGCGACCTGCTTGCATAGCAACGTCTGTGCCAGTGCGCTTGCTCACGATGACATGCTTAACCTTAGGGCACTCGCCTGTTGACAGGGCTTCGTCGCAAATAGCTTTGAGTGGCAATGCTTTGCCGCCACGGAACTGGCCATCAGCAGTAATCACTGCAACTGCGCCAACGTCCATAATGCGATCGCGCAATGCTTGGGCTGAGAAGCCGCCAAACACAACAGAGTGAATTGCACCAATACGAGCACATGCTTGCATTGCCACAATACCTTCGATGGTCATCGCCATGTAAATAATGACGCTATCGCCAGACTTGACGCCCATCTTACGTAGTGCATTTGCCATTTTGCAAACGCGCTCGAGCATTTCTTTATAAGTAACTTTAGTAACTGTGCCGTCATCGGCTTCAAAAATGATGGCAGTCTTATCACCAAGACCAGCATCAACTTGACGATCTAAACAGTTATAAGAAGCGTTGGTTGTGCCATCTTCAAACCATTTGTAAAAAGGTGCTTTGGATTCGTCCAAAACTTTCGTAAATGGTTTTTTCCAATAAAGATTCTCTTTAGCAAGACGACCCCAAAAACCGTTGTAATCTGTATTTGCTTCATCACAAAGCTTCTTATAGGCTTCCATGCCTGGAATAGCCGCACCCTTTACAAAGTCTGCAGGTGGGTTAAATACGCGGTTTTCTTGTTTTAATGGTTCCATGCTTCACAGCCCTCTATCAAATAATCAATAAACTAAAATCAACTACAAATGCGAAAAAATGTCGCAAAATGACAGGTTTACACCCTCAAGACCTTAGAAGATAAGTGAAAACACTGGGGATTTGCTCTATGGCAAACCCTTAAAATAGGGCAAACCTTACTAATAATGTGGAAATAAGCCTAAAACCATGACCAATATCAAACAAAACGACCTCATTCAAAGCGTTGCCGACGCATTTCAGTTCATCTCCTACTACCACCCTAAAGACTTTATTACTGCCATGGGGAGGGCTTATGAGCTTGAAAAAGGCGAGGCAGCAAAGGATGCGATCGCTCAAATCCTGACGAATAGCCGGATGTGCGCCGAAGGTCACCGTCCGATGTGCCAGGACACCGGTATTGCGGTGGTTTTTCTCAAAATTGGCATGAACGTCCAGTGGCCAGATGCCACCATGAGCGTGACTGAAATGGTCAATGAAGGGGTTCGTCGTGCTTACTTGAACCCAGACAATACGCTCCGCGCTTCGGTGTTAACCGACCCAGCAGGCAAACGCAAAAATACCGGCGATAACACTCCCGCTGTTGTTCATTACGAAATCGTCCCTGGTGATGATGTTGAGGTCATTTGCGCCGCTAAAGGTGGTGGCTCTGAAAATAAAGCAAAGATGGTAATGCTTAACCCTTCTGACTCGATCGTGGACTGGGTTCTGAAAACTGTTCCAACCATGGGTGCGGGCTGGTGTCCTCCTGGCATCCTCGGCATTGGTATTGGTGGCACACCAGAAAAAGCCATGCTCATGGCAAAAGAATCACTGATGGGCCCTGTTGATATTCAGGAACTCATTGCCCGTGGAGCTAAAACTCGCGCTGAAGAATTGCGCTTAGAGATCTACGACAAAGTAAACAAGCTAGGTATTGGTGCACAAGGCCTTGGTGGCTTGGCAACTGTGCTCGATATCAAGATTATGGAATATCCAACGCATGCTGCTTCATTGCCAGTAGCCATGATTCCAAACTGCGCGGCCACTCGTCACGTGCATTTCCATTTACATGGTGATGGTCCAGCTAAATTGGAAAAACCTTCTCTTTCAGATTGGCCAGACGTTACTTGGACACCAGATGTTCAAAAATCCAAGCGTGTGAATTTAGATACATTGACAGCTGCAGAAGTTGCCAGCTGGAAACCAGGCGAAACACTATTGTTGAACGGCAAAATTTTGACTGGCCGTGATGCAGCACATAAACGCATTCAAGATATGCTGGCTAAAGGTGAAGAACTACCGGTCAGCTTTAAGAATCGCGTCATTTATTACGTTGGCCCGGTAGATCCAGTACGCGATGAAGCTGTGGGCCCTGCTGGACCTACAACAGCAACACGCATGGATAAGTTCACCGAGATGATGCTATCGAAAACTGGCTTGATTTCGATGATTGGTAAAGCTGAACGCGGTCCTGTAGCAATTGAAGCAATCAAGAATCATAAGTCTGCATACCTCATGGCTGTTGGTGGTGCTGCTTATTTGGTATCCAAAGCAATCCAAACATCCAAAGTCGTTGGCTTTGCTGACTTGGGCATGGAAGCGATCTATGAGTTTGATGTTAAGGATATGCCGGTGACTGTTGCCGTGAATTCTGAAGGTATTTCTATGCACGAAACTGGTCCTAAAGAGTGGCAAGCTAAAATTGCTGGTATTCCCGTTAAGGTTGCTTAATTACTAAGTTAGTAATTAAAGAGCACGGTAAATCATTGGCACTCATCGGGGTATTTGATTCTGGCGTTGGAGGCTTATCCATTTTGGATGAGGCTCTGCGTCAGCTTCCAGAGCACGATTACATTTATCTAGCCGACTCTGAAAATGCGCCCTATGGTGAAAAATCAAGTGACTGGATTGCGCAACGTAGCTTAGTGTTATGTCGCCATTTAGCAGACAAAGGCTGCGACGCCATTGTGATTGCTTGCAATACTGCAACTGCAGAAGCGATCAAACAAATCCGCGAACAACTGTCTATTCCCATTATTGGTGTTGAGCCAGGTATTAAGCCAGCGGCAATGCAATCCCAAAATCATATCGTGGGCGTCTTAGCAACCGAAGCCACTCTGAAGAGCGATAAATTCAATGCGCTGTTGGCAACCCTGCCGAGTGATTGTCAGTTCATCAAACAGGCGGGCGCTGGGCTGGTACCACTCATAGAGTCTGGCAAGGCCGATGGCCAAGAAACCTTAGAGTTATTAGCTAAACATCTTGAGCCTATTCAGGATGCTGGTGCCGATACCATAGTGCTTGGTTGCACACACTACCCTTTCCTCAGGAAAGCAATTCGCAAGTTACTGGGTGAGTCCATCACATTAATTGACACCAGCGATGCCGTTGTGAGGCAATTAAAAAGACAACTGGATGCCCTTAAGCAAAGTAGCTCGAGTGCTGAGTTTGGTTCAGTATTATTGCTAAGCAGTAAGAATGAAAAATCATTGCTATCAATGGCGCAAGATTTAATGTCAGCTGACTTGGCGTCACATTCAGTGCAAGCGCAGAGCTTAGGTGAAGTCAGATGAGTACCTGGCTTCAAAAATTAGATGCTCGCCTACCGTTCAATAAAAGTGAACGCATCATCATCGGCATCGTATTACTCTTGCATGCCCTTCCTGCTCTGGAGTTCATTCACCTCAGTAAACGCCCTCCACAAATGGATGATGCACGTGTGATGGCAAACTTGGTTAGCCCAGAAGCGGCTAATAAGAGTCAGCAAGCACCAGCTGCTCCCGCACCGAAGCCCAAAGCTGAAAAAAAGGTAGTAAAAGAAAAGCCTCCAGAAAAACCAACTGAGAAGCCTAGCCCAAACCAGGCACAGCAAACGCCACCACAACAGCAACAACAGCAACAACAGCAACAAAACCAGTCTCAAAGTAAATCTGAAGCGCAAACACAAAATGCTGCTGTAGCCCCTGCCACTAGCGGAGGCGCCAGCGGGACCCCGATCCAAACCGACATTGGTAAACTGGTTGTGGTCTACCAGCCAGATGCCGATGCGTATTACCCATCCTTTTCGAAACGCTCTGGCGAGCAAGGCCCTGTTGTAGTCCGATTAATCATTGATGAAACGGGTAGCGTAGAAGATGTGGCATTGCTACAGTCCAGCACCTTTCCAAGACTGGATCGTGCCGCCACTGAAATTGGCAAACGCTATCGCTTTAAACCTTTTATAGTAAATGGCACACCCCAAAGAATTTCTACCAATCTTTTAATTAAATTTAACCTCAAGAATTAATCAATATGAATACACCATTTGGCATAGCAAATCTCTGGCTTGAAGGCGATGCGATTACCCGTTTTGTAGCCATCATCCTTCTCACCTGCTCCATTGTGACTTGGGTTATTTTGCTAACCCGTCTTTGGGACTTACGCAATCTGCGTAAACTCAAACCTGAGCTCGAGCAATTCTGGCGTGCCACTTCATTTGATCAAGGTTTACAGGCATTTAGCAACCATGCATCTAATCCCTATTATCAAATTGCTAAATCCGCCATTAAGGCGTCAGCGCATCACCAAAATCAATCTACCAATCATCGTGAATTACTGCAAACACTGAACTATTCAGAGTGGATGTCGCGAAGTGTAAAAAATAGCATTGATAGCATTGCTGCCGGACTACAAAAAGGACTTACCTTTCTGGGTTCTACAGGCGCAATCTCGCCATTTGTTGGTCTCTTTGGAACAGTGTGGGGTATTTACCATGCCCTCATCTCTATCAGCAGCTCTGGCAGCGCGCAGATTGACCAAGTCGCCGGCCCCATTGGTGAAGCGCTCATCATGACCGCCCTCGGACTTGCTGTGGCAATTCCGGCTGTTTTAGGTTTTAACGTACTCAACCGCGCAAATAAATTATTTGTTGCAGACCTCAATCGCTTTGGCAATGATCTATTAGCCTACTTTGTAACTGGTGCTCGCGTTAATTCCGGGGAATAGTGATGTCTTTTCATATTCAAGACGACCAAAACGACGACAGCATTATGTCGGAAATCAACATGACGCCGATGGTGGACGTCATGTTGGTACTGTTAATCATTTTCATCATCACGCTGCCCGTGATACAGCAGGCGGTAAAAGTCGAGTTACCCAAAGCCAATAGCGTTCGCAATGAAGTCAAGCCCGAGTCAGTTCAGCTTTCGATTGATGCGAATGGCCAAATCTTTTGGAATAGCACAGCGATTGATCTCAAAACATTTGATGGCTATGCAGAGAAAGCCGCTCAGAAAGAGCCGCAGCCAGAAATTAACCTGCGCGCTGATAAGTCAGTGAAGTATGAGTATGTAGCGCAAGTATTGGCTGCTTCTCGCCGTGCTGGCCTAACTAAATTGGGGTTTGTGACCGAGCCAAACTAAGTGCTGCTTGCTGCTGCTTGCTGCCGATTGGCTCTATTTGGCCTTATTTAATCTTGTAAGGCAGTTTAGATACCTGGCAAGTCTCATCGCTGATGTGGGTGCCGTTGCCGATTGTTGCACCCAAAATACCGCCCTGTATTTTTTCTACTTTCCTGAACTTGCCTGTGATGGGATCAAGAGTAATGTTGGTCACAACACTACCAGCGGGATAAGAAACCCCCATCAGCTCTTCAGGCTGAAACTTTGCCTCAATCAATATCAGAATATTAGGTCGCGCAAGAGTGACGCTCTTGACGACTTGAGATCCAAAATTATCGGACTGATCTAAGTCACGACCATCTAAAAATACCTTGGCTTTTTGAGTGCCTGACGCAAGCATGATTTTCATCTCATACTCTTCGGTATAGCCCTTTTCCGAGCGTTTGCAATTAAATTCCATCACATCAACGCCCCATGCGAGCGCAGATGACAAGGTCAAGCAAGAACAAAGTAAGAGTTTTGGTAAGTTCATAAGTGAGGTATGAGTGTCTTTGGTGCCCGAGGCCGGAATCGAACCGGCACGACTTTTTTGAGTCGGCAGATTTTAAATCTGCTGTGTCTACCGATTTCACCACTCGGGCTCGCACTAACAATACAGCCGTGCTAAATAAATCAAGACAGACCAAATTTTAGCATGCAAGCCCCTGGAGCTTCGATTGGCCGGCTAACCAAGGCTAGACCTAGCAAAACCACTAAAATATCTAAATGAAATTACCGGGCAAATCTACTGGATTAAGCAAGCTTTTGCGAGTCGCCCTATGGGTGACTGGACTGTGCCTGATAGTGCTTATAGCGGCAGCTATTGCCTATTTATATTCTGCGCAATCTAACATCTCCGGTAAGCGCACCATTAAAAGCTTGGGCGATTCCATTGTCATCACATTTGATGATGTTGAGATTCCGCACATCAAAGCCAAAAGTCAGGCGGATGCCTACTTTGCATTAGGTTACCTTCATGCCAACCAGCGCTCTTGGCAGATGGAAATGAATCGGCGCATTGCAAGCGGTCGCCTCTCAGAAATACTTGGCAACGACACTGTCAAGATTGATCGCTTTGTGCGCACTCTCGGAATCAAGCGTGCAGCTGAACGCCAATTTGATCGCTACCCCGTTTCTGCCAAGCGACTCTTGCAAGCATATGCAGATGGCGTCAATGCCGGCAATGCGCAGTTAGGATGGGCGCTTCCAATAGAGTATTTCTTAACAGGCTCTAAGCCAGGTCATTGGTCTCCTACCGATAGCGTTGCCTGGATGTTGATGATGGCGTATGACCTTGGCGGTAACTGGCATAGAGAATTACAAAGACTGGAGCTGTCTCAATACCTCAGCACCAAACAAGTATGGGATGTAACTCCACCAAATGAACCCGATGAACCCGTCAGCAATATGGATTTTGCCAAGCTCTATAAAGAGCTCAAAGTGTTTCATCCCACGCCCGGCCCAGGGGAAAGCAAACCTCAAAACTTACCCGCTACTGAATTGAGCCAATGGGATTACCTTGGCGGCAAAGATGGCATTGGCTCGAATAACTGGGCCCTCAGTGGAAAGCTGAGCAGTACTGGCAAACCATTGTTGGCGAATGACCCTCATCTAGGACTATCTGCCCCAGCTATTTGGTACTTTGCACATCTGGAAGCTCCAGGATTGAACGTGATTGGCGGAACACTCCCAGGAATTCCGGCTGTAGTTTTAGGAAGAACAGATAAGTTTGCTTGGAGCTTCACCAATACCGGACCCGATGTACAAGATTTGTATATTGAACAAATTGATTCTAAGAATCCGGGGATGTATCGTGGTCCGGACGGCCCACTTCCCTTCAAAGTGCATCAAGAGATCATCGACATCAAGGGCGCACCCTCTCTCACCTTCTTAGTCAAAGAAACTCGACATGGGCCTGTGATCTCAGACTCTTATGCGCGAGCGAAACGTGCAATTGATGTCAATCGTTATGCGCTGGCATTGCGCTGGACAGCGCTTGATGTAGAAAACCAATCTGTTGCAGGGCTGTTAGAAATCAATCGCGCTGCCGATCTCGATCAATTTAAGCAGGCACTACGAAAAAATTACGCTCCCATGCAAAATGTGGTGATGGCAGATACTGAAGGCAATATTGCCTATCAAGCAGCTGGTATTGCACCCAAAAGACAGTTGCATCAGGGCTTATATGGAGTAGCGCCCGCACTTGGTTGGGAGAAACAATATGACTGGAATGGCTATGTTCCTTTTGAGCAATTACCTGCTAGCAATAATCCTGAGCAAGGCTGGATTGCTACAGCCAATCAAAAAATAGTGGCCACCAATGATCCCAATCCTTTAACGGGTGATTGGGAATTGCCAACGCGCTATCACCGTATTGTCGATCTCATAAAGTCTAAAAATATTCATTCATTTGATGATATGAAAACAATGCAAGGCGATACGCTCTCGCTAGGCGCAACACCTCTACTCGAACTCTTTAAGACCAGTCAATCTTCTCACCCGCTCAGCACACAAGCGATGGAGATCGCTAGGAACTTTAATGGTGATATGAGGGTTGATAGCGCAGGCGCGCTGATCTTTAATGCATGGGCTGATCAACTGACGCGCAATCTTTTTTCACGCTTAGGTTATTTATTTACCGATAACTATGGTGCGCGCAACTATCGTGCGCCTCTGCTCAATCAAGTTCAAAACCCAAATAGCCCTTGGTGCGATGATCCAAAAACTGAATCCGTTGAATCCTGTTTAGAGTCATCCAATCTTGCCTTGGACAAAGCCCTGGACTACCTCAGTAAAGAGTATGGCAACGATCCTAAATCATGGGCCTGGGGAAAAGCACATATCGCCATATCTGAGCATCGCCCATTTAGCAAAGTACCAGTTTTAGGAAGTTTATTTAATATTAAAACGCCGTTTCCAGGAGATAGCTTTTCAGTCAATGTGGGCCGATTGGAGCTTTTACGGTCTAAAAATCCTTACGAGACTCTGCAAGCGCCAAGCTTACGAACAGTCTACGATTTATCAGACCTAGAAAAATCTGTCTTCATATATCAAACTGGTCAGTCTGGATGGGTGCAAAGCAAGCTGTACCGCAATATGAACTCATTATGGGCAAATACTGAATATCTCCCATTGCAAATGAAGTTCGAAAAGATCAGTCGCCAGCTAGAATTGAGCAATAAGTAAGCTTTTAAGCTGCTATTGGCACATCAACTAGAGCTAGTTAAAATGCTACATAAATGTCAACAGCCATTACTAAGGACTTAACACCCATGAAATCGATTATCACCCTGCTCACTATGTCTGCCGCATTACTCGTTAGCGCAAATGCTTCGGCTGCCTGGCAAGAGATTGGTAGCAATGATCAATCCGTCGTATTTGTGGATACCGCCACCCTTCAAACTCAAGGTAATTTAGCGCAGATTATGTCTATGCTGGATTTCAAAAAACCAGGTCAAGATCCGCAAACTAAAGAGAATGTGAACTCCATAATTGGTTTAAATGAATACGATTGCAGCACCGGCAAATATCGTCCGATTGAATTCAAGGTCTTTACTGGAAACCGCGGTAAAGGCAAAGTGATCGTAGATCAAAAAACTCCTGACAGCGTATTTGAAGCCATCCCCAATGGCCATTGGGCTGCTGGTGTATTTAATGTTGCTTGTCAGAGCAAATAAATTTCCTAGCCGGCAATTGAATGTCGGCCTCTGGTTTAGTTTAATTTGTGCGTTTGGTTTATTGACTGCTTGTGCTGCACCACTAGCGTTTTTAAGCAGTAGTGGTTCAGCCGCAGCAAGCACCGTTGGTACTGCTGCTGTTGCTAATCCTGGCACAGCAGCAAGTCTTGCCTCAACTGCAACCACCGGAAAATCCCCACTGGAACACGCTGCTTCTGCAGTCACTAAGAAGGAATGTAGCTTCTTTAATGTCATTGACTCTAAGCCCATCTGCATCGAAGTGGTCTTACCGACAGTGACAGATAAGAGTGAACCTCTAATGGGCCCTGCAGATGTCATTATTGAATTGCCCAAGCAGCAAGCAACTGGCTTAGCGCCAACCAAGGGAATTACAGACTAAAATTGAGGCATTAAAGATTCTCTCCAACTGCATTTGACGGATATCTAATAATTAAAATGGCTACAGAAAACTACTACCTGACGCTTACCTGCCCCAATAAACCGGGCATTGTTGCCGCAGTATCTACCTATATTTTTGAATTAGGTGGTGATATTGAAGAAGCCCAACAGTTTGATGACAAGGCTTCTAAACGTTTTTTTATGAGGGTGAGCTTTAGCTGCCCTGCAAATGCGGAGTCACTCAGAGCAGGCTTTCAAGATATTGCCAAACGCTTTGAACTCACTTGGGAATTGCGCGCAGTCAAAGATCTAAAGCGAGTTTTGATCATGGCCTCTAAGCTTGATCATTGCTTGGTTGACTTACTCTACCGCTGGCGCATTGGTGAATTGCCGATGATTATTTGCGGCATTGTTTCTAATCATCCTCGTGACGTGTATGCCAGCATCGATTTTGCGGACATTCCTTTTTATCACCTGCCTGTTACTGCAGAAACTAAGCCAGCCCAAGAAGCAAGACTTTTAGAAATCATTGCCGAGTCTAAAGTGGATATGGTGATCTTGGCCCGCTACATGCAAATCTTGTCTGATGATTTATCTACCAAGCTTTCTGGCCGCTGCATTAACGTACACCACTCATTCTTGCCAAGCTTTAAAGGTGCTAAACCCTACCATCAGGCTCATGCACGCGGTATCAAGTTGATTGGCGCAACCGCCCATTTCGTGACTAGTGATTTGGATGAGGGGCCGATTATTGAGCAAGACGTTACTCGCGTTACCCATGGTGATACGCCGGATGACTTAGTTCGCAAGGGGCGTGATTTAGAACGTACCGTACTTTCTAGAGCATTGCGCTACTACCTGCATGATCGCGTTCTGATTAATGGAGCGACTTCCGTAGTCTTCTCTGATTAATTAGTAGCGGCTATTTTTAGGGTCTAACCCCTGGAGATTCTAGGGGGAGACCTCTAGCACGCCACATGAGAAATAACTCTAGCTGAGCCATCTCAGGCGAACCATATTCAAACTGCTGGGCCCTGACACCACTCATACAGTTACGAAGGCGTCGCTGCACTAAACCCAAGGTTTGCCATTCCAAGCGATAGATAGGATAAGCATTCGGATGCCCTTGCGGAATGAGACTTCCACCCAACTTCAAGCCTGCTCTATCTTCATGGCATTGCGCACAAGATAAATTGAGTTGCCCCATGCGCTCATTAAATGTCTGACGCCCCTTCTTCATAAAAACTGCATTGGCTGGGCTTTCTTGAATGGCAATCGGCATCCCTTTAGATTGAAATGCAATCAAGGCTGTTAATGCCAAAAGATCCTTACTCTCATATGCCAGTGCAGGCATAGATTGGGTACCCACACGACACTGATTGATTTGCCCCTCTAGGGTCTGCAATTTACCCTTAATCACTTTGGGAAACCGCGTAGCAACGCCACGCATGGATTTTTTGACATCGCCATGGCATGAACCACATGATTTATTCTTTGGGCCCAATGGCTGTTGCCACAAAGTTTCACCATCGCCCACCCAAAACATCGCAGGATTTAACAAAGGGTCATCCTGCATTGCTTTGTTTTCAGCAGACATGAGTTCATAGCTAGACTGCTGAATAGGTGACGCACCCACCCCTACGGATGGGCTAAGAGAAAAATAAATGCTGCCGAGAAAAAGTAAGGTCAGCTTATTCACGAAACAGTAATGCGCGCCTGATTGACTGCCTCATATCCATCATCCCCCACCCACTTAAACTCAAGCATGCCAGACTCAACTGCCACCGTGGTGAAGATGATTAATGGATTTGCGCCAATACCAGAGAAAAAATCCGCCTTGAAGACTTCAACATTGTTATAAGTACAGGTAAAGGTGCGAATAATATCGCGAGGAATGCGCTTGCCCCCCTCGGTATAACGAAAACCCGATTCCATATCGTGTTGTGCGATGGCGCGAATCTCAATAATGGAATCTTTTTTTGCCGCTGTCGGCATGGTGATGGATGTGCGGGAAGTTTTACTCATACCATCTCCGTACAAGCAGAAAGTGTTACTAACGTTTCAGCTGAGCCCTGCCAAAAGCTACCATTACTCATCTGTGCAATTGCCCAGACCTTCTGACTATCAGCCAGACGCACGCGAGTGGTAACGTTTGCAGTCCCTGAACGTGGTGTTAAGAAAACAGTAAAGATATTCGGAGATGGATTGGCCTCTGCAATAACATGAATAGTCTTCACGTAATCGCTGGCAGTCATCGGACTATCGACACTTACTTTCAGAACGACTAGATTGCCATTTTCTACCAGGGGTGGAATGGTGAGCTTAACCTTACCTTCCAGAATAGCGGCGCCACCTGTAATTTTTTTGATCGCCTCATCAGCATCTTCTTTTTTCGCAAAGGCTGCGGATGGATTAAGGCAAATACCAAGGGCTAGTAGGCCAAGTCCTTTGACTTGCTTTAGCCAGTTTCGACGATGATGCTGAATGGTTTTATTCATCTGGGTTTGATAGGGTTCATTCATTATTTAATGTCACTAAAAACGCAATCACATCCTCAATTTCCTGGCCACTAAAGATAGTCTGCCCGGCAAATTTAGGGGCTACACGATTAAGATTATTTGTTTGGTAGTAAGACGGCATGATGGTTTGTGGGTTGAAGTATGATGCATTTACAATACGCGCCCTCAGTTGTGGCGCATTCAAGCGAGCAACGCTTGCCTTGAGTTCGGGTGCCAAGTTGCCTTGAAAGCGTTCTTCTGGAAAAGGGCCGCTATGGCATAACAAACACAATCCAGTTTGACGACTTGCCACAATGGCCCTACCACGCATTGGGTCGCCGGGCTCAACAGAAAGGGATTCGACAATCGAATCCCCCTTAATAATTTGAGCTTGCGCAACCTGGAGATTGAGGATGACTAGCAAAGATACTGCTAGTGCAATCCTCTTTCTCATGGACACAATTTCACTTTGAACTAACTATTAAACCAACTTGATACCGCTGTTTTTCAAAGGAACTGTGCGCAAACGCTTACCAGTTGCACGATAAATTGCATTCAGTACCGCTGGTGCAGCTACCGCAATCGTTGGCTCACCTACTCCGCCCCAGTCCTTGCCACCACCTTGAATGATGATAGTTTCTACTTTAGGCATTTGAGAGAGGCGAATCGATCCGAAGGTATCGAAGTTCTTTTGTACAACAGCCCCTTTTTCGATTGTGATCTCTTCTTCGAATAAGGCGGATAAGCCATATACAAAAGAGCCTGATACCTGACGAGCTACTTGCGCAGGATTAACGACATAACCAGGGTCCGTTGCCGCAACAATGCGATGAATCTTCACTTCATTACCGTTGGTCACTGATAATTCGCAGGCTGCAGCCACATAGCTTCCGAAGGAACGCATTTGAGCCACACCACGGAATACGCCTGGTTTAGCCGGTGTATTCCAACCAATACCATCAGCTACAGCATTTAGTACCGCTACCGCACGTGGAAACTTTTCCATATGCTTGCGACGGAACTCCACTGCATCAACACCAGTGGCTTCAGCCATTTCATCCATAAAGGTTTCAATAAAGATCGCATTCTGGTTTACGTTCACGCCGCGCCAAAATCCTGGAGGCACGGTTGTGTTACGCATCGCATAATCAATATTGAGATTGGGGAAGCTGTAGGTAATACCATGCTCACCCGTCGGATCAACGCCTTGGAATGCCAAAGGATCTTTACCTTTATTGGCCGCCACAACAGCTGGACGTACAGCAGCCAAAATAGACTGGCCTGATAAACGCATATTGACTGCAGTCACGTTCTTCTTGTCATCGATTGCAGCAGACATTTTGCACATCATTACTGGGTGGTAACGACCTTGCGTCATATCTTCTTCACGAGTCCAGATCAACTTAATAGGCGTTCCTGGCATTTGCTTTGCAATATTCACTGCTTGCGTTGTGTAATCCTGGAAGGCACCACGGCGACCAAAGCCACCACCCAAGTTCACTTTATAAACATTACATTTGTCAGCAGGCAATCCTGATGCAGCGATAACTGCAGCTAACGAGGCCTCACCGTCCTGAGTAGGCACCCAAGCCTCACAGGAATCTGCCGTCCATTTGGCAGTAGCTGTTTGTGGCTCAAGCGTTGCATGATTCAAAAATGGGTAGAAGTAAGTGGCTTCCAATGTTTTGGATGCGCTAGACATAGCCGCTTTCACATCACCATTTGTA
This region includes:
- a CDS encoding biopolymer transporter ExbD is translated as MSFHIQDDQNDDSIMSEINMTPMVDVMLVLLIIFIITLPVIQQAVKVELPKANSVRNEVKPESVQLSIDANGQIFWNSTAIDLKTFDGYAEKAAQKEPQPEINLRADKSVKYEYVAQVLAASRRAGLTKLGFVTEPN
- a CDS encoding penicillin acylase family protein, which translates into the protein MKLPGKSTGLSKLLRVALWVTGLCLIVLIAAAIAYLYSAQSNISGKRTIKSLGDSIVITFDDVEIPHIKAKSQADAYFALGYLHANQRSWQMEMNRRIASGRLSEILGNDTVKIDRFVRTLGIKRAAERQFDRYPVSAKRLLQAYADGVNAGNAQLGWALPIEYFLTGSKPGHWSPTDSVAWMLMMAYDLGGNWHRELQRLELSQYLSTKQVWDVTPPNEPDEPVSNMDFAKLYKELKVFHPTPGPGESKPQNLPATELSQWDYLGGKDGIGSNNWALSGKLSSTGKPLLANDPHLGLSAPAIWYFAHLEAPGLNVIGGTLPGIPAVVLGRTDKFAWSFTNTGPDVQDLYIEQIDSKNPGMYRGPDGPLPFKVHQEIIDIKGAPSLTFLVKETRHGPVISDSYARAKRAIDVNRYALALRWTALDVENQSVAGLLEINRAADLDQFKQALRKNYAPMQNVVMADTEGNIAYQAAGIAPKRQLHQGLYGVAPALGWEKQYDWNGYVPFEQLPASNNPEQGWIATANQKIVATNDPNPLTGDWELPTRYHRIVDLIKSKNIHSFDDMKTMQGDTLSLGATPLLELFKTSQSSHPLSTQAMEIARNFNGDMRVDSAGALIFNAWADQLTRNLFSRLGYLFTDNYGARNYRAPLLNQVQNPNSPWCDDPKTESVESCLESSNLALDKALDYLSKEYGNDPKSWAWGKAHIAISEHRPFSKVPVLGSLFNIKTPFPGDSFSVNVGRLELLRSKNPYETLQAPSLRTVYDLSDLEKSVFIYQTGQSGWVQSKLYRNMNSLWANTEYLPLQMKFEKISRQLELSNK
- a CDS encoding surface-adhesin E family protein, encoding MSTAITKDLTPMKSIITLLTMSAALLVSANASAAWQEIGSNDQSVVFVDTATLQTQGNLAQIMSMLDFKKPGQDPQTKENVNSIIGLNEYDCSTGKYRPIEFKVFTGNRGKGKVIVDQKTPDSVFEAIPNGHWAAGVFNVACQSK
- the purU gene encoding formyltetrahydrofolate deformylase; this encodes MATENYYLTLTCPNKPGIVAAVSTYIFELGGDIEEAQQFDDKASKRFFMRVSFSCPANAESLRAGFQDIAKRFELTWELRAVKDLKRVLIMASKLDHCLVDLLYRWRIGELPMIICGIVSNHPRDVYASIDFADIPFYHLPVTAETKPAQEARLLEIIAESKVDMVILARYMQILSDDLSTKLSGRCINVHHSFLPSFKGAKPYHQAHARGIKLIGATAHFVTSDLDEGPIIEQDVTRVTHGDTPDDLVRKGRDLERTVLSRALRYYLHDRVLINGATSVVFSD
- the soxA gene encoding sulfur oxidation c-type cytochrome SoxA, which gives rise to MNKLTLLFLGSIYFSLSPSVGVGASPIQQSSYELMSAENKAMQDDPLLNPAMFWVGDGETLWQQPLGPKNKSCGSCHGDVKKSMRGVATRFPKVIKGKLQTLEGQINQCRVGTQSMPALAYESKDLLALTALIAFQSKGMPIAIQESPANAVFMKKGRQTFNERMGQLNLSCAQCHEDRAGLKLGGSLIPQGHPNAYPIYRLEWQTLGLVQRRLRNCMSGVRAQQFEYGSPEMAQLELFLMWRARGLPLESPGVRP
- a CDS encoding thiosulfate oxidation carrier complex protein SoxZ, producing MSKTSRTSITMPTAAKKDSIIEIRAIAQHDMESGFRYTEGGKRIPRDIIRTFTCTYNNVEVFKADFFSGIGANPLIIFTTVAVESGMLEFKWVGDDGYEAVNQARITVS